Proteins encoded in a region of the Methylosinus trichosporium OB3b genome:
- a CDS encoding polysaccharide biosynthesis/export family protein, protein MFGFPTLSRTVQVDGSGRVSYPLIGVVTAAGRTLNEFEAELAKKLGDRFLRSPQVSVLVKESVGLRVTVEGAARRPGVYQLKGKTTLLQALAMAEGINDVGDYTVSLMRVSGQRRITAKYDVSAIRTGQADDPLVYGGDTIVIEESAARTGLQMFKTTVPTLLNVGARAW, encoded by the coding sequence GTGTTTGGATTTCCGACATTGAGCCGAACCGTTCAGGTCGACGGCTCCGGCCGCGTTTCCTATCCTTTGATCGGCGTGGTGACGGCGGCGGGACGGACGTTGAACGAATTCGAGGCCGAGCTCGCGAAAAAGCTCGGCGACAGGTTTCTACGCTCGCCGCAAGTGTCGGTGCTGGTCAAAGAATCGGTCGGTCTTCGCGTGACCGTCGAGGGCGCCGCCCGGAGGCCGGGCGTCTATCAGCTCAAAGGAAAGACCACGCTGCTGCAGGCGCTGGCGATGGCCGAAGGCATCAATGACGTCGGCGACTACACTGTGTCGCTGATGAGAGTTTCGGGCCAGCGGCGGATCACCGCAAAATATGACGTCTCCGCGATTCGCACGGGCCAAGCCGACGATCCGCTGGTCTATGGCGGCGACACAATCGTCATAGAGGAGTCCGCGGCGCGCACGGGGCTGCAAATGTTCAAGACCACGGTTCCGACCCTTTTGAATGTCGGAGCGAGGGCGTGGTGA
- a CDS encoding GumC family protein, whose product MAVLERRSDEHSLAAAASFYPGLRDDRFDSYAGDSETPLFFKLIDLVLKYKRDIALICTGFLVAGLIVTFLMPRIFTATTTIQIDREATKFLRNHDAVVEDHSDPQFYETQHELLKSRALAERVVSSLSLADRKGFLETDSWSLTRAIGAIFSSKGRETPDPEQQRQRAIDTVMYGLSIQPIARSRIVRVQFGSRDPAIAQAVSAAVGQDFVAMTLDRRYAASAYARMFLQEKLQQVKLKLEDSEKQVVQYAQKEGIVNVDDKISTAGANLRSLNDSLAGATAERIRSERLWLQAQEGNGVGLPQVLDDRNIQSARERRTQLTAAFQEKLRVMKPDFPEMQQLRAQIVEYDHQISSQVSLIKRAIKARYEAARDQELSFREQIEKLKTEVLDLRNRSIQYNILQREVDTNRTLYEGLLQQYKEVGITGAIGTNNVAIIDKAELPKVPSSPKLLLNLALALVLGLLASAAAVLVRESLDDTVKAPEEIEEMLGLAVLGVIPVCEQAPGDTLARRVITEPYSAAAEAFRSLGTSLQFATESGVPKTLLVTSSQPSEGKSTTSACLAGSFGQLGMRVLLIDADMRRPSMHTIFGVENRAGLVDVLKGLAYAEDIVIENCARGVTLLAAGSSPCNPPELLSNPRMGTLLATARENFDVVIVDSPPVVGLADAPLIGSFVDGAILVVGSNCARRRSIRAAVKRLRFSRTRLVGSVLTRFDPSKVGRAYGYGFGSDAYNSYYYERERLPADHENRDVEDTSAVKDH is encoded by the coding sequence GTGGCAGTCCTCGAGAGACGATCGGACGAGCACAGCCTCGCGGCTGCGGCGTCGTTCTATCCAGGGCTCCGCGACGACCGCTTCGACTCCTATGCCGGCGACAGCGAGACGCCGCTGTTCTTCAAGCTGATCGACCTCGTCCTGAAGTACAAGCGCGACATCGCGCTCATTTGCACGGGCTTTCTGGTCGCCGGCCTCATCGTCACCTTTCTCATGCCGAGGATATTCACGGCGACGACGACGATTCAGATCGATCGAGAGGCGACCAAATTTCTTCGCAATCATGATGCGGTCGTCGAGGATCATTCCGACCCACAATTCTATGAAACCCAGCACGAGCTGCTCAAGAGCCGCGCACTCGCCGAGCGCGTCGTGTCATCGCTGTCGCTCGCCGATCGCAAGGGCTTCTTGGAAACTGACAGCTGGTCGCTCACACGCGCAATCGGTGCGATTTTCTCTTCCAAAGGACGCGAGACGCCCGATCCCGAACAGCAACGCCAGCGCGCCATCGACACGGTGATGTATGGATTGTCGATTCAGCCGATCGCGCGATCTCGCATCGTGAGGGTTCAATTCGGCTCGCGCGACCCCGCGATCGCTCAGGCAGTGAGCGCCGCCGTCGGCCAGGATTTCGTTGCGATGACCTTGGATCGTCGCTACGCGGCTTCCGCTTACGCGCGCATGTTTCTTCAGGAAAAGCTCCAGCAGGTGAAGCTGAAGCTCGAAGATTCCGAAAAGCAGGTGGTCCAATACGCGCAAAAAGAAGGCATCGTGAATGTCGACGACAAGATCTCGACTGCCGGCGCAAATCTGAGGTCCCTCAATGACTCGCTCGCCGGCGCGACGGCGGAGAGAATCAGGAGCGAGCGGCTGTGGCTGCAGGCGCAGGAGGGGAATGGAGTCGGGCTCCCACAGGTGCTCGACGATCGCAATATCCAGTCCGCGCGTGAACGACGCACACAGCTGACGGCGGCATTCCAGGAGAAGCTCCGCGTGATGAAGCCGGACTTCCCGGAAATGCAGCAGCTGCGGGCGCAGATCGTCGAATATGATCATCAGATCAGCTCGCAGGTGTCTCTCATCAAGCGCGCGATCAAAGCCCGCTACGAGGCGGCGCGCGATCAGGAGCTCTCGTTTCGCGAGCAGATCGAAAAGCTCAAGACGGAAGTGCTCGATCTTCGAAATCGCAGCATTCAATACAATATTCTGCAACGCGAGGTCGACACCAACAGGACCCTCTACGAGGGCCTCTTGCAGCAGTACAAGGAGGTCGGCATCACCGGTGCGATCGGCACCAATAATGTAGCGATCATCGACAAGGCCGAGCTGCCGAAAGTCCCATCGAGTCCGAAGCTGCTGCTCAATCTGGCGCTGGCGCTGGTGCTCGGCTTGCTTGCCTCGGCGGCTGCGGTCCTGGTGCGAGAATCTCTCGATGACACGGTGAAGGCGCCGGAGGAGATCGAGGAGATGCTGGGACTCGCAGTGCTGGGCGTCATCCCGGTCTGCGAGCAAGCCCCTGGCGACACATTGGCGCGACGAGTGATCACGGAGCCTTATTCGGCCGCCGCTGAAGCGTTCCGCAGCCTCGGAACCTCGCTCCAATTCGCCACCGAGTCGGGAGTGCCGAAGACATTGCTCGTCACGAGCTCGCAGCCGTCCGAGGGAAAGTCGACGACGTCCGCCTGCCTCGCCGGAAGCTTCGGGCAATTGGGCATGCGTGTTCTGTTGATAGACGCCGATATGCGCAGACCCAGCATGCACACGATCTTCGGCGTGGAAAATCGCGCGGGTCTCGTCGATGTGTTGAAGGGTCTCGCCTATGCCGAAGACATCGTGATCGAGAATTGCGCCCGCGGGGTGACGCTTCTCGCGGCAGGCTCGTCGCCGTGCAATCCTCCCGAGCTTCTTTCGAATCCTCGCATGGGAACGCTTCTGGCGACGGCGCGTGAGAATTTCGACGTGGTCATCGTCGATAGCCCTCCGGTCGTCGGTCTGGCGGATGCGCCCTTGATCGGCAGCTTCGTCGATGGCGCGATACTGGTCGTCGGCTCGAATTGCGCGCGCAGACGAAGCATTCGTGCGGCTGTCAAGCGCCTGCGCTTTTCGAGAACGCGTCTCGTCGGGAGCGTGTTGACACGATTCGATCCGAGCAAGGTCGGGCGCGCCTATGGATATGGATTCGGCTCGGACGCCTACAATAGCTATTACTATGAGCGCGAGCGATTGCCCGCGGATCACGAAAACCGCGACGTGGAAGATACATCTGCGGTGAAGGATCATTGA
- a CDS encoding O-antigen ligase family protein has protein sequence MRPIEILSGVAIGAALLMGGATQKGSVSDDFVQLCCLPLLALALHGYLTARVRCGWPLIATLVILATPMLQLIALPPALWMALPGRAAVADTFHSADLTPPWLGVTISQWATTRAVFALLPPVAIFLGVRACAEQERRRLAWIIVAIGLANVFLEVVQIVQGPDSAFRFYAVTNREVGVGFFANRNHAAAFLYSSLLMLVVALPRSAAGGRGYRIAISLGFALTVWLGLMMTGSRSALLIGAVSTVALFALGIWGGIPQLAGARATAGLVGGAFVAVSGALLTAFGLSGILGRFGEDAIISDARWPVARISLRAAEAFFPFGSGLGTFERVYPLFVETSAILPATVNHAHNDLIEIVVETGAAGVMLILGAAVLIVSCGRRGFRERNVEGARVRLAALLVVMMLLAHSLWDYPLRASANAAVFAYCCAILFAVARPDDRGAAELARGGKAEAPRRPWRRPTDPTEGQGPRDVTRSDGVRRRRRITKSGSADGSRVLSEDR, from the coding sequence GTGAGGCCGATCGAGATTTTGAGCGGTGTCGCGATCGGCGCGGCGCTGCTTATGGGCGGCGCCACGCAAAAAGGCTCCGTTTCCGACGACTTCGTCCAACTGTGTTGTCTACCGTTGCTCGCATTGGCGCTCCATGGCTATTTGACTGCTCGTGTGCGCTGCGGTTGGCCGCTGATCGCGACGCTGGTCATCCTCGCCACGCCTATGCTTCAGTTGATCGCGCTGCCGCCGGCTCTTTGGATGGCGTTGCCGGGCCGAGCCGCGGTCGCCGACACATTCCATAGCGCAGACCTAACGCCGCCTTGGCTCGGCGTGACGATCAGCCAATGGGCGACGACGCGGGCGGTATTCGCGCTGCTGCCTCCGGTCGCGATTTTTCTCGGTGTGCGCGCATGCGCGGAACAGGAGCGGCGACGCCTCGCGTGGATCATCGTCGCGATCGGCCTCGCGAATGTGTTTCTCGAGGTCGTGCAGATCGTGCAAGGGCCTGACAGCGCTTTCCGTTTTTATGCTGTGACGAATCGTGAGGTTGGAGTCGGGTTCTTCGCCAACCGAAATCACGCGGCGGCATTTCTCTATTCGTCACTTCTGATGCTCGTCGTCGCCTTGCCTCGCTCGGCTGCAGGCGGTCGCGGCTACCGTATCGCTATATCGCTGGGATTTGCTTTGACCGTTTGGCTCGGCCTTATGATGACCGGGTCGCGATCGGCGCTGTTGATCGGCGCAGTGTCCACTGTCGCCCTCTTTGCATTGGGGATATGGGGCGGGATCCCACAGCTCGCGGGCGCGCGCGCGACGGCCGGTCTGGTCGGCGGCGCCTTCGTTGCTGTGTCCGGCGCCTTGCTGACAGCTTTCGGGTTGAGCGGCATCCTCGGGCGGTTCGGCGAGGATGCTATCATCTCCGACGCGCGCTGGCCTGTCGCCCGCATATCGCTCCGCGCGGCTGAAGCATTCTTCCCGTTCGGCTCCGGATTAGGCACGTTCGAACGCGTCTATCCCTTATTCGTGGAGACGAGCGCGATTCTCCCCGCGACCGTCAACCACGCGCATAATGACCTCATCGAGATTGTCGTGGAAACCGGCGCCGCCGGCGTGATGCTGATCCTCGGCGCCGCCGTGCTCATAGTGAGCTGCGGGCGCCGCGGTTTTCGCGAGAGAAATGTCGAAGGCGCCAGAGTTAGATTAGCAGCGCTTTTGGTGGTGATGATGCTCTTGGCGCATTCGCTGTGGGACTATCCCTTGCGCGCCTCCGCGAACGCCGCGGTCTTCGCCTATTGCTGCGCCATTTTGTTCGCCGTCGCTCGACCCGATGATCGAGGAGCTGCGGAACTCGCAAGAGGCGGGAAAGCGGAGGCGCCGCGTCGCCCTTGGCGAAGGCCCACGGATCCGACTGAGGGCCAGGGTCCGCGCGACGTCACTCGATCAGACGGGGTGCGACGTCGACGACGAATTACCAAATCAGGTTCGGCCGATGGAAGCCGAGTGCTCTCGGAAGATCGCTAG
- a CDS encoding exopolysaccharide biosynthesis polyprenyl glycosylphosphotransferase produces MNLQVLRQQRDALQLRAPEPNWPKGDAPMRQTAADGSHLPAEAPTTPGTSAAEVRTPGASNADIRSFAVYAAEFLAIVLASSFSAAVYGQFLHGAPENVIEFLGIGTTTALLYCGPGNMLGSKNPRALSQLESRIRESVWAWAVACALLLLMIFMLKAGAVLSRGAMLTFFITGLAAVTLVRGFLAPTLVQMVRRAAFARRGAVVITQFADQSLPALLTSLRNAGYASPITVMIDPSGSAEHWTKERKRVLDRVAEYAKTMAAGEIFLCASDVPRSRLRSLKTGLSLIPRSLYYVPDESMSQALHGRHISEVGDRVTIEIQREPLSSAEQIAKRIVDILGATFLLIVLLPAFALAAFAIKLDSPGSVLFRQSRRGLGGRPFDILKFRTMHVAENGPEIRQARRNDRRVTRVGRLLRRSSLDELPQLINVIKGEMSLVGPRPHAVAHDEEFAKIIENYEIRQHVKPGMTGWAQVAGLRGETPSPDAMAKRIEADLWYARNASLWLDIQILLRTAIAIFAQPNAY; encoded by the coding sequence ATGAATTTGCAAGTGCTCCGTCAGCAGCGCGACGCATTGCAGTTGCGCGCGCCTGAGCCGAATTGGCCAAAGGGGGATGCTCCTATGCGCCAAACAGCCGCTGATGGGAGCCACCTCCCTGCCGAAGCGCCGACCACGCCTGGAACATCTGCGGCGGAGGTCCGCACGCCTGGCGCCAGCAATGCCGACATTCGTTCGTTCGCCGTCTACGCCGCGGAGTTCCTCGCCATCGTCCTCGCCAGCAGTTTCAGCGCAGCGGTGTATGGACAATTCCTGCATGGCGCTCCGGAGAATGTCATCGAGTTTCTCGGAATCGGAACCACCACCGCTCTGCTCTACTGCGGCCCGGGCAACATGCTCGGCTCAAAAAACCCACGCGCGCTGTCGCAGCTCGAATCCCGCATTCGAGAGTCGGTTTGGGCATGGGCCGTTGCGTGCGCATTGCTGCTGCTGATGATCTTTATGTTGAAAGCAGGCGCTGTGCTTTCCAGGGGCGCGATGCTCACGTTTTTCATCACCGGTTTGGCGGCGGTGACTCTAGTGAGAGGCTTTCTGGCCCCGACGCTCGTGCAAATGGTCCGCCGCGCCGCATTCGCCCGCCGCGGCGCGGTGGTCATCACCCAGTTCGCAGATCAGTCGCTGCCGGCGCTTTTGACAAGCTTGCGAAACGCAGGCTACGCCAGTCCAATAACCGTCATGATAGACCCTTCCGGATCTGCGGAACACTGGACCAAAGAACGCAAACGCGTCCTGGACCGCGTCGCAGAATATGCAAAAACCATGGCCGCCGGAGAAATCTTCCTGTGCGCCTCGGACGTCCCGCGCAGTCGACTGCGCAGCCTCAAGACCGGCCTCAGCCTCATTCCGAGATCGCTGTACTATGTTCCCGACGAATCCATGTCGCAGGCTCTCCATGGCCGGCACATCTCCGAGGTCGGCGACCGTGTGACCATCGAGATTCAACGCGAGCCATTATCCAGCGCCGAGCAGATCGCGAAACGCATCGTCGATATTCTCGGCGCGACATTTCTGCTGATCGTGCTGCTGCCTGCATTCGCCCTCGCCGCATTCGCGATCAAGCTGGACAGTCCGGGATCGGTGCTGTTTCGGCAATCGAGACGCGGCCTCGGCGGACGTCCCTTCGACATTCTCAAATTTCGAACCATGCATGTCGCAGAAAATGGTCCGGAAATTCGTCAAGCGCGTCGAAACGACAGGCGGGTCACGCGAGTCGGACGCCTGCTGCGGCGATCCAGTCTCGATGAGCTGCCGCAACTGATCAATGTCATCAAGGGCGAGATGTCGCTCGTCGGCCCCCGACCGCATGCGGTGGCTCACGACGAGGAATTCGCGAAAATCATCGAGAACTACGAGATTCGCCAACATGTGAAGCCCGGGATGACGGGCTGGGCGCAAGTCGCGGGTCTGCGTGGCGAGACACCCTCCCCGGACGCTATGGCAAAGCGCATTGAAGCCGATCTGTGGTATGCGAGGAACGCGAGCCTATGGCTGGATATCCAAATCCTCCTACGAACAGCCATTGCGATTTTCGCCCAGCCGAACGCATATTGA
- a CDS encoding glycoside hydrolase family 99-like domain-containing protein, whose translation MGILEQILFNTSSGPNYRLDEQENHVRQTPPVTLIAYYLPQFHPIPQNDAWWGKGFTEWTNVTKAVPRFKGHYQPRLPGELGFYDLRNKDVIARQAELARSYGVGGFCFHYYWFDGDRLLETPLNIFLQNPDIDIKFCINWANENWTRRWSGDDKQILKAQRYSPESDAAFARSLEPLFRDPRYIRIDGRPLMLVYRPGLLPDASETVARWREHFAAIGENPYIVMAQMDDGDDPRLYGMDAAAGFPPHRVGWTATFIPSETLERFDAAYHANVVAYEAMIEASLNHRPTGYKLFPGVCPSWDNEARRPGKGSCFAGASPRLYEDWLTGACRAVLTDAQTRDERIVFINAWNEWGEGAYLEPDRHYGYAYLVATANALRRVENQRDNEGAIEGAKGASNRNSVKQRIRRRARRMAGVIADTLEGAARFLRF comes from the coding sequence GTGGGTATTCTCGAACAGATATTGTTCAACACGTCCTCCGGACCGAATTACCGACTGGACGAACAGGAAAATCATGTCCGCCAAACACCGCCCGTCACCTTGATCGCCTATTATCTCCCGCAGTTCCACCCGATCCCGCAAAATGACGCCTGGTGGGGCAAAGGATTTACAGAATGGACGAACGTCACCAAGGCCGTCCCGAGATTCAAGGGCCACTATCAACCCCGCCTTCCGGGTGAGCTCGGATTCTACGATCTGAGAAACAAAGACGTCATCGCACGTCAGGCGGAATTGGCGCGGAGCTACGGCGTCGGCGGGTTTTGCTTCCATTATTATTGGTTCGACGGCGATCGGCTTCTCGAAACGCCGTTGAACATATTCCTTCAGAATCCAGACATCGACATAAAATTCTGCATCAATTGGGCGAATGAAAATTGGACGCGGCGCTGGAGCGGCGACGACAAGCAAATCCTGAAAGCTCAACGCTACTCCCCCGAAAGCGACGCGGCCTTTGCGCGGTCGTTGGAGCCGCTCTTCCGCGATCCTCGATACATTCGGATCGATGGCCGACCGCTCATGCTGGTCTATCGGCCGGGGTTGCTGCCGGACGCCTCCGAGACAGTTGCGCGCTGGCGCGAGCATTTTGCGGCGATCGGCGAGAATCCCTATATCGTGATGGCTCAAATGGACGATGGCGACGACCCTCGCCTTTACGGAATGGACGCCGCAGCCGGCTTTCCTCCGCATCGTGTCGGCTGGACCGCGACATTCATTCCGTCGGAGACGCTCGAACGCTTCGACGCCGCCTATCACGCGAATGTTGTCGCCTATGAAGCGATGATCGAAGCTTCGCTGAATCATCGTCCGACGGGCTACAAATTATTTCCAGGCGTATGTCCGAGTTGGGACAATGAGGCGCGCAGACCAGGAAAAGGCAGCTGCTTTGCGGGGGCTAGCCCCCGACTCTACGAGGACTGGCTCACAGGCGCGTGCCGGGCCGTCTTGACCGACGCCCAAACGCGCGACGAACGCATCGTTTTCATCAACGCCTGGAACGAATGGGGCGAAGGCGCCTATCTCGAGCCGGATCGACATTACGGCTACGCCTATCTCGTGGCGACGGCCAATGCGCTGCGGCGGGTCGAAAATCAGCGCGACAACGAGGGGGCGATCGAAGGCGCGAAAGGCGCATCAAACCGCAACTCGGTGAAGCAGCGGATCAGACGAAGAGCGAGGCGAATGGCCGGCGTCATCGCTGATACGCTCGAAGGCGCCGCGCGCTTTCTGCGCTTCTGA
- a CDS encoding class I SAM-dependent methyltransferase codes for MRCKICGSQSQPAFRGTILGKYDVAYFHCSHCEFLQTEEPYWLEESYSSAISDLDLGPVNRAIWGARIVEGVICSAFDANAKFVDWGGGYGVLTRLMRDRGYDFYWHDAHCPNLFAKAFVADESQSYALLSCFEVFEHFVEPRVEIEKMLKLSSNILFTTELPPNKITSQRDWWYLTPETGQHISIYSSRTLEHLAAQYGLRLMSNGSSLHLLTREPISERRFHAIARDGRIAWLIRKLGRRKLLRPSLLPDDFRTVTGWNVCLPD; via the coding sequence ATGCGGTGCAAGATTTGCGGCAGCCAGTCTCAGCCGGCGTTCCGAGGAACGATTCTGGGAAAATACGACGTCGCATATTTTCATTGCTCACATTGTGAGTTTCTGCAGACGGAAGAACCCTATTGGCTGGAGGAGTCCTATTCGTCGGCCATCAGCGATCTTGATCTCGGTCCGGTCAATCGAGCGATTTGGGGCGCCCGAATCGTGGAGGGCGTGATTTGTTCGGCTTTCGACGCAAACGCAAAATTCGTCGATTGGGGTGGCGGTTATGGGGTTTTGACGAGGCTGATGCGTGACCGTGGATATGATTTCTATTGGCACGACGCCCATTGCCCCAACCTTTTCGCGAAGGCGTTCGTGGCCGATGAAAGCCAAAGCTACGCGCTTCTGAGCTGCTTCGAGGTTTTCGAGCATTTCGTCGAACCGAGGGTCGAAATTGAAAAAATGCTAAAGCTGTCGAGCAATATACTGTTCACGACTGAATTGCCGCCGAATAAAATCACGAGCCAGCGGGATTGGTGGTATCTCACGCCCGAGACAGGTCAGCATATTTCAATCTACTCGTCGCGCACACTCGAGCACCTCGCCGCGCAATATGGATTGCGGCTCATGAGCAATGGTTCCTCCTTGCACCTTCTGACGCGGGAGCCGATCTCCGAGCGACGATTTCACGCCATCGCCCGTGACGGCCGGATCGCTTGGCTGATTCGAAAGCTCGGCAGGCGCAAGCTCCTCAGACCTTCCCTTCTTCCGGATGATTTTCGTACAGTCACGGGCTGGAACGTCTGCCTCCCCGATTGA
- a CDS encoding glycosyltransferase family 4 protein, producing MARGHHVEAWSPPTADDTYLPLSDLIDEHVVEIEWPAPYRRKGQAGVSFGVERSLGAMNDHCRRCAAEIDARGFDILFANACMFFRATQIGRHLRLPSVLYLQEPYRWLYEALPRLKWLAPPVGAYSITRPSTWRTAYSEWRDIGNARIQAREELANAQAFDRILVNSYFSRESVLRAYGLDSHVCYLGVDTERFVPFGKERERFLIGLGSITPEKNIGLCIEAVSCLSPPRPALVWVGNVGNPKYLAQMQSLAHQRGVVFDPRISISENELLSILNKATAMLYAPRLEPFGYAPLEANACGVPVVAVAEGGVRETVIHEANGLLVNHDARSMAEAASRLMNDPSLARSLGDAGRAMVKRLWNVDAAVGRLEAQLTMVATGRTSLATEVA from the coding sequence GTGGCGCGCGGCCACCATGTCGAGGCATGGAGCCCGCCGACCGCAGACGACACCTATCTCCCGCTCTCCGATTTGATTGACGAACATGTCGTCGAAATCGAATGGCCTGCGCCATATCGACGCAAGGGCCAAGCTGGCGTCAGCTTCGGAGTTGAGCGCTCACTCGGCGCGATGAACGATCATTGTCGACGTTGCGCCGCGGAAATAGACGCGCGGGGCTTCGACATCCTGTTCGCCAACGCCTGCATGTTCTTCCGTGCGACACAGATAGGTCGCCATCTCCGACTTCCCTCTGTTCTCTATCTTCAAGAGCCTTATCGCTGGCTCTATGAGGCGCTCCCGCGACTGAAATGGCTAGCGCCGCCGGTCGGCGCCTATTCGATCACACGTCCTTCGACATGGCGCACAGCCTATTCCGAATGGCGAGACATCGGCAACGCCCGCATTCAAGCGAGGGAAGAGCTCGCCAATGCGCAAGCGTTCGATCGCATTCTCGTCAACTCCTATTTCAGCCGCGAAAGCGTGCTGCGCGCCTATGGGCTAGATTCGCATGTATGTTATCTCGGCGTCGACACCGAGCGTTTCGTGCCCTTCGGAAAGGAGCGCGAGCGTTTCCTGATCGGGCTAGGTTCGATCACACCCGAAAAAAACATTGGTTTATGCATCGAGGCCGTGAGCTGTCTCTCGCCGCCCCGTCCCGCGCTCGTCTGGGTCGGCAATGTCGGAAACCCGAAATATCTGGCGCAAATGCAAAGTCTCGCGCACCAACGAGGCGTCGTCTTCGACCCGCGCATCTCCATCAGCGAGAACGAGCTGCTGAGCATTCTGAACAAAGCGACCGCCATGCTCTACGCGCCCCGCCTCGAGCCCTTCGGCTATGCTCCATTGGAAGCGAATGCGTGTGGCGTTCCTGTGGTCGCCGTTGCGGAAGGGGGCGTGAGAGAGACTGTCATTCACGAAGCCAATGGGCTGCTCGTCAATCACGATGCGCGATCAATGGCGGAGGCTGCGAGTCGGCTCATGAACGATCCGTCGCTCGCACGCAGCCTCGGCGACGCCGGTCGTGCGATGGTGAAGCGCCTGTGGAATGTCGACGCGGCTGTCGGACGGCTCGAGGCGCAATTGACAATGGTCGCGACCGGGCGAACTAGTTTGGCGACGGAAGTCGCATGA